In a single window of the Micrococcaceae bacterium Sec5.7 genome:
- a CDS encoding nucleoside triphosphate pyrophosphatase: MTRLILASQSPARTKLLTDAGIRHEVLVSEVDEDAVQARYGVTDPHDTALLLARAKAEAVASMPGAAGALVIGCDSVFEFDGEAHGKPYTAGVARERMLRMSGNSGVLHTGHWLVDCRDTAADGGTGVVGSGATVGAVASAEVHFMEMDPAEIDAYIATGEPLHCAGSFTIDGLGGAFIRKVDGDPHAVVGLSVSTLRNLLSRADVRITELWA; this comes from the coding sequence GTGACCCGCCTGATTCTCGCCTCCCAGTCCCCCGCCCGCACCAAACTCCTGACCGACGCCGGGATCCGGCACGAGGTCCTTGTGTCGGAGGTGGACGAGGACGCCGTCCAGGCGCGTTACGGCGTCACCGATCCGCACGACACCGCACTCCTGCTGGCCCGCGCCAAGGCCGAGGCCGTGGCATCGATGCCGGGAGCGGCCGGCGCCCTGGTGATCGGCTGCGACTCGGTGTTTGAGTTCGACGGCGAGGCACACGGCAAGCCGTACACGGCCGGCGTCGCGCGTGAACGTATGCTCCGTATGAGCGGCAACAGCGGGGTCCTGCACACCGGCCACTGGCTGGTGGACTGCAGGGATACAGCGGCCGACGGCGGTACGGGCGTCGTCGGATCGGGCGCCACCGTCGGCGCGGTCGCCTCCGCCGAGGTCCATTTTATGGAGATGGATCCCGCCGAGATAGACGCCTACATTGCCACCGGTGAGCCGCTGCACTGCGCCGGCTCCTTCACCATTGACGGCCTGGGCGGGGCATTTATCCGGAAGGTTGACGGTGATCCGCACGCCGTCGTCGGGCTTTCCGTCTCCACCCTGAGGAACCTGCTGTCCCGGGCTGACGTCAGGATCACGGAACTCTGGGCATAG